A genomic segment from [Limnothrix rosea] IAM M-220 encodes:
- a CDS encoding RNA-binding S4 domain-containing protein → MMANNLPPDEPTIQLDQFLKVMNFVATGGQAKAMIQGGFVDVNGETETRRKKKLRHGDIVSFEGETVQVEFNED, encoded by the coding sequence ATGATGGCCAACAATCTTCCTCCTGATGAACCAACGATTCAGCTTGATCAATTTCTAAAGGTGATGAATTTTGTCGCGACAGGTGGTCAGGCTAAGGCCATGATCCAGGGGGGATTTGTTGATGTTAATGGTGAAACTGAAACCCGTCGTAAGAAAAAGCTCCGCCATGGCGATATTGTCAGTTTTGAGGGGGAGACTGTACAGGTGGAATTTAATGAAGATTAA
- a CDS encoding dienelactone hydrolase family protein, with product MNQLTTSNIQIHNGDLQIDAYLARPVGDEIYPAVMVVQEIFGVNAHIREVTERVAALGYVAIAPAIYQRIAPGFETGYTADDIKVGRQYKVQTKASELMSDLQATIDYLYALPQVQQTGVGLIGFCFGGHVVYLGATLDAVTATASFYGAGIANWCPGKERLATIEFTRDIKGEIYCFFGNEDASIPAEQVAQIQSELEAHQVTHRIVCYDNAGHGFFCDRRGSYEPHAASDAWEHVRELFRRVLRPSL from the coding sequence TCGGTGATGAAATTTATCCTGCTGTGATGGTGGTGCAGGAAATTTTTGGAGTGAATGCCCATATTCGTGAGGTTACGGAACGTGTTGCCGCCTTGGGATATGTGGCGATCGCCCCGGCAATTTACCAACGCATAGCCCCGGGTTTTGAAACGGGCTATACAGCAGACGATATTAAAGTTGGCCGGCAATATAAGGTGCAGACCAAGGCCTCCGAATTAATGAGTGATCTGCAAGCAACAATTGACTACCTTTACGCTTTGCCCCAAGTGCAACAAACTGGCGTTGGTCTAATTGGTTTTTGTTTTGGAGGTCATGTGGTTTATCTCGGTGCAACTTTAGATGCTGTTACAGCGACAGCTTCTTTTTATGGCGCGGGTATTGCGAACTGGTGTCCGGGAAAAGAACGCCTAGCAACCATTGAGTTTACGAGGGACATTAAGGGTGAAATTTACTGCTTTTTTGGCAATGAAGATGCCTCTATTCCGGCTGAACAGGTGGCACAGATTCAATCTGAACTAGAAGCCCATCAAGTTACCCATCGTATTGTTTGTTATGACAATGCTGGTCATGGTTTTTTCTGCGATCGCCGTGGGAGCTATGAACCCCATGCAGCATCAGATGCTTGGGAACATGTGCGTGAATTGTTTAGGCGTGTACTTCGCCCTTCGTTATAA